A stretch of Rhizobium sp. TH2 DNA encodes these proteins:
- a CDS encoding glutathione S-transferase family protein, which translates to MTLKLVSFDLCPYEQRASIALAEKNVPFERINIDLANKPDWFKAISPLGKVPLLVVGDAVLFESSVIVEYLDETVEPRLHPADALTKARHRAWMEFGSSILANIWTIETASDEAAFEQAVAQVGEKFARLEGVLGEGPFFSGEAFSVVDAVFAPVFRYFDGFERRIDLGVFAGKPKLVGWRKALAARGSVKEAVVPDYAERLLAFVDRHGGVLAARMADRKAA; encoded by the coding sequence ATGACATTGAAACTCGTATCCTTCGATCTCTGCCCCTATGAGCAGCGCGCCTCGATCGCGCTGGCCGAAAAGAACGTGCCCTTCGAGCGGATCAATATCGATCTCGCCAACAAGCCGGACTGGTTCAAGGCGATTTCGCCGCTCGGCAAGGTGCCGCTGCTTGTCGTGGGCGACGCGGTGCTGTTCGAGAGCTCGGTGATCGTCGAATATCTCGACGAGACTGTGGAGCCGAGGTTGCATCCGGCCGATGCGCTGACCAAGGCGCGGCATCGGGCGTGGATGGAATTCGGCTCGTCGATCCTCGCAAATATCTGGACGATCGAGACGGCCAGCGACGAGGCGGCGTTCGAGCAGGCGGTGGCGCAGGTGGGCGAGAAGTTCGCGCGGCTGGAAGGCGTGCTGGGCGAGGGGCCGTTCTTCTCGGGCGAGGCGTTCAGCGTGGTCGACGCGGTGTTCGCGCCGGTGTTCCGCTACTTCGATGGCTTCGAGCGGCGGATCGATCTCGGCGTGTTCGCCGGCAAGCCGAAGCTGGTGGGGTGGCGGAAGGCGCTGGCGGCGCGCGGAAGCGTGAAGGAGGCCGTGGTGCCTGATTATGCCGAGCGGTTGCTGGCATTCGTCGATAGGCACGGGGGTGTGCTTGCGGCCCGGATGGCAGACCGGAAGGCCGCTTGA
- a CDS encoding MarR family winged helix-turn-helix transcriptional regulator → MPSDPTTDAWIALVRAQQKVLGAVEADLKASGFPPLAWYDILLELRRARPDGLRPMDFEPRLLLAQHNVSRLLDRLEKASLIRREVHKRDGRGQQIHITDAGLELQQRMWPVYGAAIERHVGSKLAGDGDAGDLAGLLGKLLAD, encoded by the coding sequence ATGCCCTCCGACCCCACGACCGACGCCTGGATCGCCCTCGTCCGCGCGCAGCAGAAAGTGCTCGGCGCCGTCGAGGCCGACCTCAAGGCATCGGGCTTCCCACCGCTTGCCTGGTACGACATCCTGCTCGAACTCCGCCGCGCCCGGCCCGATGGCCTGCGTCCGATGGATTTCGAACCGCGCCTGCTGCTCGCCCAGCACAATGTCTCCCGCCTGCTCGATCGCCTGGAGAAAGCCAGCCTGATCCGCCGGGAGGTCCACAAACGCGATGGCCGCGGCCAGCAGATCCACATCACCGATGCAGGGCTCGAATTGCAGCAACGCATGTGGCCGGTTTATGGTGCGGCGATCGAGCGGCATGTGGGTTCGAAGCTGGCGGGGGATGGGGACGCGGGAGATTTGGCGGGGTTGCTCGGCAAGCTGCTTGCTGATTGA
- a CDS encoding calcium-binding protein — MVTKKGTNKNDHLTGTASDDKLFGLEGNDVLKGLNGHDILFGGVGNDTLEGMLGDDELLGEGGNDLFLPGNASSGADAMHGGTGKDTVSYANFATMTGINLTFHSGNEVGAEDAAGDTFQGIENFIGTRSSDFINFHFYNNVLPGFIYGGAGDDIIAGKGNLIRGDAGTDWLYADVNLAKADTIWLQLNKGSDNVINFDSAEDLLRIRGDEFGIGRLLNGNELFNRAADSNATGASAQFIFRQDNDQLYFDGDGTGADAAILIASFSGMSAGQLVQSDFEIV; from the coding sequence ATGGTTACGAAGAAGGGTACTAACAAGAACGACCATTTGACCGGAACGGCCTCTGACGACAAGCTTTTCGGCCTCGAAGGCAACGACGTCCTCAAAGGTCTGAACGGCCACGACATTCTTTTCGGCGGTGTCGGTAATGACACCCTCGAGGGCATGCTGGGTGACGACGAGTTGCTGGGCGAAGGCGGGAATGACCTTTTCCTGCCGGGAAATGCATCCAGCGGCGCCGACGCCATGCATGGCGGCACGGGCAAGGACACGGTCAGCTACGCCAATTTCGCGACGATGACGGGCATCAATCTGACGTTCCATAGTGGAAATGAAGTCGGCGCCGAGGACGCTGCTGGTGATACGTTCCAGGGCATTGAGAACTTCATAGGCACGCGCAGCTCGGACTTCATCAATTTCCATTTCTACAACAATGTGTTGCCCGGCTTTATTTATGGTGGCGCGGGCGATGATATCATCGCCGGAAAAGGCAACCTCATACGTGGCGATGCCGGCACGGATTGGCTCTATGCCGATGTCAATCTGGCGAAAGCCGACACTATCTGGCTGCAACTGAACAAGGGCAGCGACAACGTGATCAACTTTGACAGCGCGGAAGATCTCCTTCGAATTCGCGGTGACGAATTCGGCATAGGGAGGCTTCTGAACGGCAACGAACTCTTCAATCGCGCCGCCGATTCCAATGCGACGGGGGCGAGCGCGCAGTTCATTTTCCGCCAGGATAACGATCAGCTCTATTTCGATGGCGACGGTACTGGCGCGGACGCCGCCATTCTCATTGCCTCCTTCTCGGGAATGTCCGCCGGTCAACTCGTACAGAGCGATTTCGAGATCGTGTAA
- a CDS encoding FkbM family methyltransferase translates to MTDESFWPVRIKGDVTVCVSPTIHQMTSYVLLEQEDWFEDEMDFVRALTTPDMNAFDIGANHGVYGLTIARRLATGHVWAFEPTIAPGTMLAKSVELNGLGDRITWVHAGLSDHDGEADIGISADSETNSLQGAGTRTERITLRSLDAFVAREGIETEIHFVKLDAEGEEIRILAGGRDFFSRQSPLVMFELRHGNQVNHGLIEMVRSSGYDIYRLLPGLDILVEYSPLFQDGFLLNLFACKPDRAAELARRGLLATREDIAAQANEQPEAPWQERLFTLPFAAPQAEAWRAHAPRVDPDYDFALSACLAAQDRSLTPARRVTLARAALARITAIADSGKGDIALWLLRLNLTHLLGERTLSLGITQKLAGLPETTFATLKPPYLPPSPRFYDRPACGTHAGVMVAIREFIEYRQAFSSYFSNAPLNDLAALSARSDHGIEIDRRLILSARRRGMPVNIPDSHDLFQPGRSANSAIWHGIAR, encoded by the coding sequence ATGACTGACGAAAGCTTCTGGCCGGTCCGGATCAAGGGCGATGTCACCGTCTGCGTCTCGCCGACCATCCACCAGATGACCAGCTATGTGCTGCTCGAGCAGGAAGACTGGTTCGAGGACGAGATGGATTTCGTCCGCGCGCTCACAACTCCCGACATGAACGCCTTCGATATCGGCGCCAATCACGGCGTCTATGGCCTGACCATCGCCAGGCGTCTCGCGACCGGCCATGTCTGGGCCTTCGAGCCGACGATCGCGCCGGGTACGATGCTGGCGAAAAGCGTGGAATTGAACGGGCTCGGCGATCGCATCACCTGGGTCCATGCCGGCCTGTCGGACCATGATGGCGAGGCGGATATCGGCATATCAGCCGACAGCGAGACCAATTCCCTGCAAGGCGCCGGCACCCGCACCGAGCGGATCACGCTCCGTTCGCTCGATGCATTCGTCGCCCGCGAAGGCATCGAGACCGAAATCCACTTCGTCAAGCTCGACGCGGAAGGCGAGGAAATCCGCATTCTCGCCGGCGGCCGTGATTTTTTCTCCCGCCAGTCGCCGCTCGTCATGTTCGAGCTGCGCCACGGCAACCAGGTCAATCACGGCCTGATCGAGATGGTCCGTTCATCAGGCTATGACATCTACCGTCTGCTGCCCGGCCTCGATATCCTTGTCGAATATTCACCGCTGTTCCAGGATGGCTTCCTGCTCAACCTTTTCGCCTGCAAGCCGGACCGCGCGGCGGAACTGGCCAGGCGTGGATTGCTCGCGACCCGCGAAGACATAGCGGCCCAAGCCAACGAACAGCCGGAAGCGCCTTGGCAGGAACGGCTCTTCACCCTGCCCTTTGCGGCACCGCAAGCCGAAGCCTGGCGAGCGCATGCGCCGCGCGTCGATCCGGATTACGACTTCGCCCTCTCCGCCTGCCTCGCCGCGCAGGACCGGTCGCTGACGCCCGCCCGCCGCGTAACCCTTGCCCGCGCGGCACTGGCGCGGATCACCGCAATCGCCGATTCCGGCAAAGGCGACATCGCGCTCTGGCTGCTGCGACTGAACCTGACCCATCTCTTGGGCGAGCGGACGCTCAGCCTCGGCATTACGCAAAAGCTGGCGGGCCTGCCCGAGACAACTTTCGCGACATTGAAGCCACCGTACCTGCCGCCTTCACCCCGCTTTTACGATCGCCCTGCCTGCGGCACCCATGCCGGCGTCATGGTCGCGATCCGCGAATTCATCGAATATCGCCAAGCCTTTTCCAGCTATTTCTCCAATGCCCCGCTCAACGATCTCGCCGCGCTTTCCGCCCGGTCGGATCACGGCATCGAGATCGACCGCCGGCTGATCCTCTCGGCGCGGCGCCGCGGCATGCCGGTCAACATTCCCGATAGCCATGATCTGTTCCAACCCGGACGCTCCGCCAACAGTGCGATATGGCACGGAATCGCCCGATGA
- a CDS encoding S9 family peptidase translates to MPFSKSLPTPPLAPKKPVTDTRHGMTRTDDYAWLRADNWQAMFKDPSILDPEIRKHLEAENTYQEAAMADTEELRKTLFGEMKGRIKEDDSSVPMKDGPYAYGTLYVTGGEQAHYFRTRREGDGLKEVLLNGDREAEGKDYCRISGIDHAPRHDKGLWGYDDKGSEYFTLKIRDFTSGKDLDDVVENTGGGGVWTPGGQSFFYSMLDENHRPSKIFHHVLGTPQSEDRLVFEEEDPGFFMGVGGSLLDDYIFIDIHDHETSENWIIPAKTPGAEPQLVAARETGIEYELVSGGDVFYILTNDGGAKDFKIMQAPVESPGKENWTEVVPHRPGTLILSHGAFAGHLVWMERHEGLPRIQIRDRETGEDHAIDFDEEAYSLGLGGALEYDTHWIRFSYSSMTTPTQLYDYNMRTRERVLLKTQEVPSGHTIADYETRRVFATAPDGEKVPVSLLYRKNTRLDGSAPCLLYGYGAYGISIPASFSTNALSLVDRGFVYAIAHVRGGKDKGFAWYENGKMAHKNNTFTDFIAAADHLVTENFTAYDRIVAEGGSAGGMLMGAIANMAPEKFGGVIAAVPFVDVLNTMLDDTLPLTPPEWPEWGNPIDSKEDYRNIASYSPYDNVGAKAYPPILVLSGLTDPRVTYWEPTKWVAKLREHSTSASPILLKTNMGAGHGGASGRFQRLEEIAYEYAFALKVADI, encoded by the coding sequence TTGCCATTTTCCAAATCCCTGCCGACCCCGCCCCTCGCCCCCAAGAAGCCCGTCACCGATACCCGTCACGGCATGACCCGCACGGATGATTACGCCTGGCTGAGGGCCGACAACTGGCAGGCGATGTTCAAGGATCCGTCGATCCTCGATCCCGAAATCCGCAAGCATCTGGAGGCCGAGAACACCTATCAGGAAGCGGCGATGGCCGATACCGAGGAGCTGCGCAAGACGCTGTTTGGCGAGATGAAGGGCCGCATCAAGGAGGACGATTCCTCCGTGCCGATGAAGGATGGCCCCTATGCCTATGGCACGCTTTATGTAACCGGCGGCGAGCAGGCGCATTATTTCCGCACCCGCCGCGAGGGCGACGGCCTCAAGGAAGTGCTGCTCAATGGCGACCGCGAGGCCGAGGGCAAGGACTATTGCCGCATCTCGGGCATCGATCACGCGCCCCGGCATGACAAAGGCCTCTGGGGCTATGACGACAAGGGCTCGGAATATTTCACCCTGAAGATCCGCGACTTTACATCAGGCAAGGACCTCGACGATGTGGTCGAGAATACCGGTGGTGGCGGCGTCTGGACGCCCGGCGGCCAGAGCTTCTTCTATTCGATGCTCGACGAGAACCACCGTCCCTCGAAGATATTCCATCACGTACTCGGCACGCCGCAATCGGAAGACCGGCTGGTGTTCGAGGAGGAAGACCCCGGCTTCTTCATGGGCGTCGGCGGCTCGCTGCTCGACGACTATATCTTCATCGATATCCACGACCACGAAACATCCGAGAACTGGATCATCCCGGCGAAAACACCCGGCGCCGAGCCGCAACTTGTCGCAGCGCGCGAGACCGGCATCGAATACGAACTGGTGTCCGGTGGCGATGTCTTTTACATCCTGACCAATGACGGCGGCGCCAAGGATTTCAAGATCATGCAGGCGCCGGTTGAATCACCTGGTAAAGAGAACTGGACCGAAGTCGTGCCGCACCGGCCGGGCACGCTTATCTTGTCGCATGGTGCCTTTGCCGGCCATCTCGTCTGGATGGAGCGCCATGAAGGCCTGCCGCGTATCCAGATTCGGGACCGCGAGACCGGCGAGGATCACGCCATCGACTTCGATGAGGAAGCCTATTCGCTAGGCCTCGGCGGCGCGCTGGAATATGACACGCACTGGATCCGCTTTTCGTATTCCTCGATGACCACGCCGACCCAGCTTTACGACTACAATATGCGGACCCGCGAACGCGTGCTGCTCAAGACGCAGGAAGTCCCCTCCGGCCACACGATCGCGGATTACGAGACGCGGCGTGTCTTCGCCACCGCGCCCGACGGCGAGAAAGTGCCGGTGTCGCTGCTCTATCGGAAGAATACGCGGCTTGATGGCTCGGCACCCTGCCTGCTCTACGGCTACGGTGCCTATGGCATTTCCATCCCCGCATCCTTCTCGACCAACGCGCTGTCGCTGGTCGATCGCGGCTTCGTCTATGCAATCGCCCATGTCAGGGGCGGCAAGGACAAGGGCTTTGCCTGGTACGAGAACGGCAAGATGGCCCACAAGAACAACACGTTCACCGACTTCATCGCGGCTGCCGATCATCTGGTGACGGAGAATTTCACCGCATATGACCGCATCGTTGCCGAGGGCGGTTCCGCGGGCGGTATGCTGATGGGCGCGATCGCCAACATGGCGCCCGAGAAGTTCGGCGGCGTCATCGCGGCGGTGCCCTTTGTCGATGTGCTCAACACGATGCTCGACGACACGCTGCCGCTGACCCCGCCCGAATGGCCGGAATGGGGCAATCCGATCGACTCCAAGGAAGACTATCGCAACATCGCGTCCTATTCGCCCTACGATAATGTCGGTGCCAAGGCCTATCCGCCGATCCTCGTGCTGTCGGGCCTGACCGATCCGCGCGTCACCTATTGGGAACCCACCAAATGGGTGGCGAAGCTGCGGGAGCATTCCACAAGCGCCAGCCCGATCCTTCTCAAGACCAATATGGGTGCGGGCCATGGCGGTGCATCGGGCCGTTTCCAGCGGCTCGAGGAAATCGCCTACGAATATGCCTTCGCGCTGAAGGTGGCTGATATCTGA
- a CDS encoding TadE/TadG family type IV pilus assembly protein: protein MFARAADAFKNGMKTIGSRFVTDRAGNLAMSFAIVSVPLLAAIGATIDYTQLVNSQRHLQDAIDAAAVSSAASLVAGKHTETTVKDYAINFVLAQLGSELTATEQTQLKAAIGVTVTTTGSGTSKNYAIKVTGGYDVKLSPFAQFVGYTTRPVGGVSVTQSQATSKNAMSMYVVLDRSGSMSWVTDTTSSLNSKCQNYFDMDDWKQYPNIQKTSPCYVNKMSAVKTAAAALFDQFDAVEKKDTTDTLVRVGGVSFNDSTQSPQATDWGTTKIRNYVTALPAYPEGGTNMTGGMKQAYDSLTAASETTAQTAKGNTSFSKFIVLMSDGENTGSSGTHKPALDVITLTYCTNAKLAGITIYTVAFMAPTNGEILLRACASTTSNYYAANDMPSLIKAFAEIGDKATQAATRITN from the coding sequence ATGTTCGCTCGTGCTGCAGACGCATTCAAGAATGGAATGAAAACCATCGGCAGCCGGTTCGTCACGGATCGCGCCGGAAACCTCGCCATGTCCTTCGCCATCGTCAGCGTGCCGCTGCTGGCCGCGATCGGTGCTACCATCGACTATACTCAGCTGGTGAATTCCCAACGCCACCTTCAGGACGCGATCGACGCCGCGGCCGTTTCGTCCGCCGCTTCCTTGGTGGCGGGAAAGCATACAGAAACCACGGTCAAGGATTACGCCATCAACTTCGTACTTGCCCAATTGGGTTCCGAGCTGACTGCGACCGAGCAAACCCAGCTCAAGGCTGCCATTGGGGTCACTGTCACCACCACCGGCAGCGGCACCTCCAAAAACTACGCCATCAAGGTCACGGGCGGATATGACGTAAAGCTAAGCCCTTTTGCCCAATTCGTCGGCTACACGACCAGGCCTGTCGGGGGGGTAAGCGTTACACAGAGCCAGGCGACGTCCAAGAACGCAATGTCGATGTACGTGGTGCTCGATAGATCAGGCTCCATGTCGTGGGTGACAGACACCACGAGCTCGCTCAACAGCAAGTGCCAGAACTATTTTGATATGGACGATTGGAAGCAATACCCCAACATCCAGAAAACAAGTCCTTGCTATGTCAACAAGATGAGCGCGGTCAAGACGGCGGCGGCGGCCCTCTTTGACCAGTTCGACGCTGTGGAGAAAAAGGACACTACGGACACCCTAGTCCGCGTTGGTGGCGTATCGTTCAATGACAGCACACAGTCGCCGCAAGCCACTGACTGGGGCACGACGAAGATCCGCAATTACGTGACCGCGCTGCCTGCCTATCCGGAAGGTGGCACTAATATGACCGGGGGCATGAAACAAGCCTATGACTCCTTGACTGCCGCTTCCGAAACCACGGCACAGACTGCCAAAGGCAATACGTCCTTCTCCAAATTTATTGTCCTGATGAGCGATGGAGAAAACACCGGCTCCAGCGGCACGCACAAACCGGCGCTTGACGTCATCACGCTCACCTACTGCACAAATGCAAAGCTTGCCGGCATCACCATCTATACCGTTGCCTTCATGGCCCCGACCAATGGCGAGATTCTATTGAGGGCCTGCGCAAGTACCACCAGCAACTACTATGCAGCCAATGATATGCCGAGCCTGATCAAGGCGTTCGCCGAAATCGGTGACAAGGCAACCCAAGCGGCAACACGCATTACGAATTGA
- a CDS encoding cytochrome c has translation MAGKIVKTLGALVVLGAVGAGAFLWITRPQPHPDDFWASAGTPDVKNGELVFSMGGCVSCHKAPKAEGDQQLVLAGGLALNSPFGRFHVPNISPDEKAGIGGWTLAQFGNALTRGVGPNGEHLYPSLPYGSYSRMTAKDVSDLFAYIKTLPKSDNVTPPHELGFPFNIRLALGGWKFLYLDEAPRVAITDADDKVKRGQYIVEGPGHCGECHSPRDQLGGFQFDMWLAGAPNPEGKGRIPNITPEGSIASWSEADIVTYLKDGNTPDFDFVGGAMAEVQKNIAKLPDGDREAIAAYLKAIPGHKSAR, from the coding sequence ATGGCAGGAAAGATCGTCAAGACTCTCGGGGCTTTGGTGGTTCTAGGCGCAGTCGGTGCCGGCGCCTTTCTCTGGATCACCCGGCCGCAGCCGCATCCCGACGACTTCTGGGCCTCGGCGGGCACGCCGGATGTCAAGAACGGCGAACTCGTCTTCTCCATGGGCGGCTGTGTCAGCTGTCACAAGGCGCCGAAGGCCGAAGGCGACCAGCAGCTGGTTCTGGCGGGCGGACTTGCGCTCAACAGCCCCTTCGGCAGGTTCCATGTTCCCAATATCTCTCCGGATGAGAAGGCCGGTATCGGTGGCTGGACGCTGGCGCAGTTCGGCAATGCGCTGACGCGCGGCGTCGGCCCCAACGGGGAGCATCTCTATCCGTCTCTGCCCTACGGCTCATATAGCAGGATGACGGCGAAGGACGTGAGCGATCTGTTCGCCTATATCAAGACGCTGCCGAAGAGCGATAATGTCACGCCGCCGCACGAACTGGGCTTTCCCTTCAACATCAGGCTGGCACTGGGCGGCTGGAAATTCCTCTATCTCGATGAGGCGCCGCGAGTGGCGATCACTGACGCCGACGACAAGGTCAAGCGCGGGCAATATATCGTCGAAGGTCCCGGCCATTGCGGCGAATGTCATTCGCCGCGCGACCAATTGGGTGGGTTTCAGTTTGACATGTGGCTGGCGGGCGCGCCCAATCCCGAGGGAAAGGGTCGAATTCCCAACATCACGCCGGAGGGTTCGATCGCTTCATGGAGCGAGGCCGACATCGTGACGTATCTCAAGGACGGCAATACGCCGGACTTCGACTTCGTCGGCGGCGCGATGGCCGAGGTGCAGAAGAACATCGCCAAGCTGCCGGACGGAGACCGCGAGGCGATCGCGGCCTATCTCAAGGCGATCCCCGGGCACAAAAGCGCCCGGTGA
- a CDS encoding cytochrome c: protein MIKRILTVAAICLIGATAVVSAENQADNREAAMKTNGKAMGALAAIAKGEKDYDAEVVKTSLTSIKEAITVFPTYFPPGSEKDDEGASPKIWENKADFEAKAAKLAADVDALLAQLPADKAAVGAAMGTLGKDCGGCHEVYRIKKS from the coding sequence ATGATCAAGCGCATTCTGACAGTGGCCGCAATCTGTCTTATCGGGGCGACTGCGGTCGTCTCCGCCGAGAACCAAGCTGACAACCGGGAAGCCGCGATGAAGACGAACGGCAAAGCCATGGGCGCGCTGGCCGCCATCGCCAAGGGCGAGAAGGATTACGATGCCGAGGTGGTCAAGACCTCGCTGACATCGATCAAGGAAGCGATCACGGTCTTCCCGACTTATTTCCCGCCGGGTTCCGAGAAGGATGACGAGGGAGCCAGCCCGAAGATCTGGGAGAATAAGGCGGACTTCGAGGCAAAAGCGGCCAAGCTCGCGGCCGACGTTGATGCGCTTCTCGCCCAGCTTCCAGCCGACAAGGCGGCAGTCGGTGCCGCGATGGGCACGCTCGGCAAGGATTGCGGCGGTTGCCATGAGGTCTACCGCATCAAGAAGAGCTGA
- a CDS encoding LysE family translocator, translating into MEYSDNLWIFATLLFGIIIVPGMDMVFVLANALAGGTRAGLAAILGIMGGGIVHTITGTLGVTVLAVLIPQLFLPMLLLGAAYMVWVGIGLIRSSITVDAVEGATAPSLLTTFWRGFLTCMLNPKAWLFILAVYPQFMKPQYGSITQQALIMGLLTIIMQFLIYGAAALGAGRARAFLTGNASATIWTGRVAGLLIILAALFTGWQGWVQSSNA; encoded by the coding sequence ATGGAATATTCCGACAATCTCTGGATCTTCGCAACCCTTCTGTTCGGCATCATCATCGTGCCCGGCATGGATATGGTCTTCGTGCTCGCCAATGCGCTGGCCGGCGGCACGCGCGCCGGACTTGCCGCCATATTGGGCATCATGGGCGGGGGAATCGTCCACACGATCACAGGCACGCTGGGCGTCACGGTTCTGGCGGTGCTGATCCCGCAGCTTTTCCTGCCGATGCTTCTGCTGGGTGCGGCCTATATGGTCTGGGTCGGCATCGGGCTGATCCGCAGCTCGATCACGGTCGATGCGGTGGAGGGCGCGACCGCGCCATCGCTGCTGACCACCTTCTGGCGCGGGTTTCTTACCTGCATGCTCAACCCCAAGGCATGGTTGTTCATCCTCGCCGTCTATCCGCAGTTCATGAAGCCGCAATATGGCTCGATCACGCAACAGGCGCTGATCATGGGCTTGCTCACCATCATCATGCAGTTCCTGATCTACGGCGCCGCGGCGCTCGGTGCCGGCCGCGCCCGTGCCTTTCTCACCGGCAATGCGAGTGCCACGATCTGGACCGGCAGGGTCGCGGGGCTTCTGATCATTCTGGCGGCACTCTTCACCGGCTGGCAGGGCTGGGTGCAGTCGTCCAATGCCTGA
- a CDS encoding YafY family protein: MRKASRLFEIIQILRLATRPITAAQIAEKLEVTPRSIYRDIVALQAMRVPIEGGRGIGYILRPGFDLPPLMFSIEETEAIVLALALLQRTGDSALRKAAETVSDKIAGAMPAPLRQVLSTDAIYAWGSVMPEPGGIDLAVVRAAIRDEQKLHITYTDEQNRATERTVRPIALIYYSAHSVMVAWCELRDGLRNFRADRVTHGTATNEHFTGEGDGLRKLWVDGWEINSSKG; this comes from the coding sequence TTGCGCAAGGCCTCACGCCTGTTTGAGATCATCCAGATTCTACGCCTGGCGACGCGGCCGATCACCGCAGCGCAGATCGCTGAAAAGCTAGAGGTCACGCCGCGCTCGATCTACCGTGACATCGTGGCGCTGCAGGCGATGCGCGTGCCGATCGAGGGCGGGCGCGGCATCGGCTACATCCTGAGGCCCGGTTTCGACCTGCCGCCGCTGATGTTTTCCATCGAGGAGACGGAGGCGATCGTGCTGGCCTTGGCACTACTTCAGCGCACCGGTGACAGCGCTTTGAGGAAGGCGGCCGAGACGGTCAGCGACAAGATCGCCGGCGCCATGCCCGCGCCATTGAGACAGGTGCTTTCGACCGATGCGATCTATGCCTGGGGATCGGTGATGCCGGAACCCGGCGGCATCGATCTCGCGGTAGTCCGCGCCGCCATCCGCGACGAGCAGAAACTCCACATCACCTATACCGACGAGCAGAACCGCGCGACCGAGAGAACGGTGCGCCCGATCGCCCTGATCTACTACTCCGCCCATTCCGTCATGGTGGCGTGGTGCGAATTGCGCGACGGCTTGCGCAATTTCCGCGCCGACCGCGTCACGCATGGAACCGCGACCAACGAGCACTTCACCGGCGAAGGCGACGGCTTGCGAAAACTCTGGGTGGACGGCTGGGAGATCAATTCATCCAAAGGATGA
- a CDS encoding superoxide dismutase, whose protein sequence is MAFELPPLPYDYDALSPFMSKETLEYHHDKHHQAYVTNGNKLAEEAGMGNLSLEEVVVQSFGKNAGLFNNAGQHYNHIHFWKWMKKGGGGTSLPGALSKAIDSDLGGYDKFKADFVAAGTTQFGSGWAWLSVKDGKLAISKTPNGENPLVHGAKPILGVDVWEHSYYIDYRNLRPKYLEAFVDNLINWDYVLEMYEAATK, encoded by the coding sequence ATGGCTTTCGAACTGCCGCCACTTCCCTACGACTATGATGCCCTCTCGCCGTTCATGTCCAAGGAGACGCTCGAATACCATCACGACAAGCATCATCAGGCCTATGTGACCAACGGCAACAAGCTGGCCGAGGAAGCCGGCATGGGCAACCTCTCGCTCGAAGAGGTCGTCGTCCAGTCCTTCGGCAAGAATGCGGGTCTCTTCAACAATGCCGGCCAGCATTACAATCACATCCATTTCTGGAAGTGGATGAAGAAGGGCGGCGGCGGCACCAGCCTGCCGGGCGCGCTTTCCAAGGCGATCGATTCCGATCTCGGCGGCTATGACAAGTTCAAGGCCGATTTCGTCGCGGCCGGCACAACCCAGTTCGGCTCCGGCTGGGCATGGCTCTCGGTCAAGGATGGCAAGCTCGCCATCTCCAAGACCCCGAACGGCGAGAACCCGCTGGTGCATGGCGCCAAGCCGATCCTCGGCGTCGATGTGTGGGAACATTCCTATTACATCGACTACCGCAACCTGCGCCCGAAATACCTCGAAGCCTTCGTCGACAATCTCATCAACTGGGATTACGTGCTCGAAATGTACGAAGCCGCGACCAAGTAA